In Mycolicibacterium aubagnense, the DNA window GAAACCTCAGGAGAACATCATGATCAACACGCTGGACATCGTCCTGCGGATCGCCGCCGGACTCGGCTTGGGGGCCGCCATCGGACTGGAGCGCCAGTGGCGCTCCCGTAACGCCGGGTTGCGCACCGCCGCTCTGGTCAGCCTCGGGTCCACGCTGTTCGTCGTGATGGGCGGATACTCCTTCACCGGCATTCACGCCGACCCCACCCGTGTCGCGGCCCAGGTCGCCTCCGGGATCGGTTTCCTCGGTGCCGGCGTGATCATGCAGCAAGGCGCCACCATCTCTGGACTCAACACCGCCGCCACCCTCTGGGCTTCGGCCGCCGTCGGCGCCCTCGCGGGCGGAGGCATGATCATCCCGCCGCCATCGGAAGCGGCGCCGTCATTGCCGCCAACATCTTCTTGCGCCCGGTCGGGCGGACCCTGAACCGCCACCATGGTCCCGGCGCTGAAAGCCTTCTGCCGAATATCGATTCGAAGTCCGCTGCGCCACGACCGCCGAAGTGCACATCCGCAGCCTGGTATTCGACGCGATCTCGCACTAACCTGACTGTGCGGTCCATCACGGCGATCGACCTACCCGACGGTGAAGGAGTCCGCATCGCCGCCACCGTCATCGCCGACGAACGTGACGATCACCGCATCGAAGCCGCCCTCGCCGACGTCATCAAAGCACCGAAGTCACCGGCGTCCGATGGAGCGCCGACGAGATGAGCCCAGTCGACTGATCTGCCCCGGAGCCAACGAAAGGCGAATCCGTATGTCATTCATGAAAATACGGCCAGCAGTGGTGGGGCTGATGCTGGTGTGCTGGGGTCACCGCTCGCTCCTGATGTGGCTCGTGCGCAACCGCCCACGCCGCCGGTCCTGCCATGGATGCCGGGGCCGCCGGTGCCCGTCAACGGCACGATGGGTAGCTACTCGAATTGGTACAACATCATTGCGGTGGCCCCGCCGGCCGCGTTCGACGCTCGAGGAGTCCGAGCCACAGCTGGCGTTGACCCGCGATGGAAGCTGACGGCATGCCCGGTAGCGCGCTGGGCTTGAGCCTAACAAAGCCAACGCACTGACCTCAAGCAGCAGCCGCTACCGGATCGGCGCCGGCCTCAGCCCCAACCCGACCCTGCCGACGGTCACCCCCGGCACCAACATCGGCGCGGGCATGGAAGTTCCCACCCTGGAGGACCCGGGCGGCGCCGCACCCAAAACGCCCGCCGCCGCCGAATCAGCCCAGCCGACCACCGCCCCGCAGGTGCCTGGGCAACCCGCACCCGTCCTCGAAGCCGCGAACGGTCAGCCGACGGCGGCAACACCCACGCCCACGGCCGCACCGGCGCCCGCCAGCCCTCCACCGGTACAGGTGCCGGCCGCATCGCCCGACTCCTAAAGGAAAGCGTTGTGTTGGCGACGCCGCCTTCCAAGACGATGAGGTGTTGTCGTGATTGGCGAAGTCATCGCCTCGGGTTCCTCACCGATCACGAACGCTCATCCACACTCTTACCTCGCGGATCAGCCCCGGAGAACCTGCGGATTTCCTGAATCTGACCTGTCCGTGCGTTCAGTGGATGGACGATGAATTCATGCGACTCGACATGAGCGAGGACCGCGCCATCGCCGAGGTGACCGCGCGTTTAGCGGCTCATTTCCCGTCGCGCGACTCGGTCGACGTCGTGATCGCCGTGCGACGGGCATTGTCACGCTTCGATTCGTGTTCGGTGCGCGATTTTGTTCCGCTGCTGGTAGAGCGCCGTGTACGAACGGAGTTCAGCGCCCAGACCTAGGGACAGCAACTCCGTCGTAGCAGCGGTCGAGTATGTCGGCACCGGATTTGATCCAGCTGCCCTTGGTCAATTCGCGATGGCCTACCGCGGCAACGACGATGTCGGCGTCGCTGAGGACGGCCGACAGGTTGGCGGTCTTGGAGTGGCAATACGTCACCGTTGCATTGCGTTCCAGCAGCATCCCGACCGGTTTGCCCAAGATGGAGCTGTGGCCTATGACGACGGCGTGTTGACCGGTGGGACTGAACGGTGAATTATCTGACCGCCGGGTTGCGTCCATCAAGGTGGTGTACGAGTCGGACCTGATCAGCGGTACCGGCGTGTCGTAGCCGAGTGATTGAAGGTCATCGCGTGATTCTTCGAGAGACCGTCCAAAGTCACTCGAGCAAAGGAATCGACGCGATGACCACTGCCCACAATATCGATCTGCCTGTGCTGGCCGGGCGACTCACCACTGCCATCCCGAGCGTGCGCGAGCTGCTGGCCACGTTCATCCACACCCTGATGATGGCGCCAGCCGACGCCCTATGCGGTGCCGGCTACGGCGAACGCTCGGCTGACGCACCAATTCCCGCAACGGCTACCGACACCGTCAATTCGACACCCTGCAGGGACTTTGGATCTTAAGTCCGGCTGCGGCAAGGATCCTACTTCGGACTGGCTGCTGGAGCGCCGTAAACGCCCCTGACCACGGTGGTGGCGATGTTACCTGCTGCGTGTCTCGACGCGGCGGATGGACAAGCTGGTCGAGACCCTGGGCATCACGTCGTTGTCGAAGTCGCAGGTGTCGGTGATGGCCAGAACTCGACGCCGCCGTGGAGACGTTCCGGACCCGGCCGCTCGATGCCGGCCGTATACGTTCGTCGCTGCGGACGCTCTGGTGCTCAAGGTGCGTGAAGCCGGCCGGGTGGTCAACGTGCGCCCTGATCGCCGTCGGGTCAACGCCGAGGGCTACCGCGGATCCTGGAATCGATGTCACGACCGCTGAGGACGGGGCGGGCTGGTTGACGTTCTGGCGGTCGTTGACCGCCGCGGCCTGTCGGGGTCAAACTGGTCACCAGCGACGCCCACGCCGGGCTGGTCGCCGCCATCGGGGCCACCTGCCCGGGTGGCAGCGCTGCAAGGCCACTACACGACCAACCTGATGTCCGTCACTCCCA includes these proteins:
- a CDS encoding three-helix bundle dimerization domain-containing protein; the encoded protein is MRLDMSEDRAIAEVTARLAAHFPSRDSVDVVIAVRRALSRFDSCSVRDFVPLLVERRVRTEFSAQT
- a CDS encoding Rossmann-fold NAD(P)-binding domain-containing protein, with the translated sequence MDATRRSDNSPFSPTGQHAVVIGHSSILGKPVGMLLERNATVTYCHSKTANLSAVLSDADIVVAAVGHRELTKGSWIKSGADILDRCYDGVAVPRSGR
- a CDS encoding transposase; this encodes MDKLVETLGITSLSKSQVSVMARTRRRRGDVPDPAARCRPYTFVAADALVLKVREAGRVVNVRPDRRRVNAEGYRGSWNRCHDR